One Mesorhizobium sp. B2-1-1 DNA window includes the following coding sequences:
- a CDS encoding SDR family oxidoreductase produces the protein MSDHKPLARQKAIVTGANSGIGESVAVALGRAGADVVVNYVENENAANAVVDQIHRAGSKAIAHMADVSMEDQVRDMFERTMREFGTIDILVANAGLQRDSAFADMPLATWTNVLGVNLTGQFLCAQAATREFLRRGVVPSVSCAAGKIICMSSVHQEIPWAGHANYATSKGGIKLLMESMAQELAPRRIRVNAIAPGAIRTPINTSAWDTPEALKGLLTLIPYGRIGLPEDIARAAVWLASDDSDYVVGTTLFVDGGMTLFPGFSTNG, from the coding sequence ATGTCCGATCACAAGCCTCTGGCGCGGCAGAAAGCCATCGTAACGGGGGCTAATTCAGGCATCGGCGAGAGCGTTGCCGTTGCGCTTGGCCGGGCGGGCGCCGACGTGGTGGTGAACTATGTCGAAAACGAGAACGCCGCGAACGCCGTCGTGGACCAGATCCATCGGGCCGGCAGCAAGGCGATCGCCCACATGGCCGATGTCTCGATGGAAGACCAGGTTCGAGACATGTTCGAGCGCACGATGCGCGAGTTCGGCACCATCGACATCCTTGTCGCCAATGCCGGCCTGCAACGCGACTCGGCGTTTGCTGACATGCCTTTGGCGACCTGGACTAACGTTCTCGGCGTCAATCTGACCGGCCAGTTCCTTTGCGCCCAGGCTGCGACACGCGAGTTCCTGCGGCGCGGCGTGGTGCCGTCCGTCTCGTGCGCGGCCGGCAAGATCATCTGCATGAGTTCGGTGCACCAGGAAATCCCGTGGGCAGGCCATGCGAACTACGCCACCTCCAAGGGCGGCATCAAGCTGCTCATGGAAAGCATGGCGCAGGAGCTGGCCCCCAGACGCATCCGCGTCAACGCCATCGCGCCCGGTGCGATACGCACGCCCATCAATACCTCCGCCTGGGATACGCCCGAAGCGCTCAAGGGCCTGCTGACGCTGATTCCGTATGGGCGGATCGGCCTGCCGGAAGACATCGCGCGGGCAGCCGTCTGGCTGGCGTCCGACGATTCCGACTACGTTGTCGGTACCACGCTTTTCGTCGATGGCGGCATGACGCTCTTTCCTGGCTTTTCGACCAACGGCTGA
- a CDS encoding ABC transporter substrate-binding protein: protein MMSIKSKVSRRRFLGGSAVALAAGTLGIPFVRTARAQVATFKAGVITSLSGENILGGNLTKRGYDLWAEAINAKGGVEVAGQRFKVDMFYGDDQSNPATGADAAERLIVQNEVDVLFGPYTSGSTIAVQPICQKYQVPMISGSAESPNVWKAKPEFNFGIIPAVDTTAGKSLAVLAKLSNPAAKTIAVIGVNEPFSKETGEGFRDGAKEAGLELVAYELVPASGDLTPVISKIAALNPDIVAVGGHEEPLINVVKTSKSLNFRPKALIMHYGVTDPAFAQALAADADGTCGVSVWLPSVPYKDDVFGTARQFAEMAQKKSGHEPDYTEAACAASGLVFGDAVKRLGKKPALTPEDRVALKDAIAATDIQTFYGPIKFEKEGNHYHDNVQPVPVLIQIQGGKTVAVGPKEAAAADLTYPLPAWK, encoded by the coding sequence ATGATGTCCATCAAAAGCAAAGTTTCTCGCCGCCGGTTCCTCGGCGGCAGCGCCGTCGCCTTGGCGGCCGGCACGTTGGGGATACCGTTCGTGCGAACGGCACGCGCGCAGGTGGCGACCTTCAAGGCCGGTGTCATCACCTCGCTGTCGGGCGAGAACATACTCGGTGGCAACCTGACCAAGCGCGGTTACGATCTCTGGGCAGAGGCCATAAACGCCAAGGGCGGCGTCGAGGTCGCCGGCCAGCGTTTCAAGGTCGACATGTTCTACGGTGACGACCAGAGCAACCCGGCGACGGGAGCCGATGCCGCCGAGCGCCTGATCGTGCAGAACGAGGTTGATGTGCTGTTCGGCCCCTACACCAGCGGCTCGACCATCGCCGTGCAGCCGATCTGCCAGAAGTACCAGGTGCCAATGATTTCCGGCTCCGCGGAATCGCCAAACGTCTGGAAGGCCAAGCCGGAATTCAACTTCGGCATCATCCCGGCCGTCGACACCACCGCAGGCAAGTCGCTGGCCGTACTGGCGAAACTGTCCAACCCAGCGGCCAAGACGATTGCAGTGATTGGTGTCAACGAGCCCTTCTCGAAGGAAACCGGCGAAGGTTTTCGCGACGGGGCCAAGGAAGCCGGACTGGAACTCGTCGCCTACGAATTGGTACCGGCCTCGGGCGACCTGACCCCGGTCATCTCCAAGATCGCAGCGCTCAACCCCGACATCGTCGCCGTCGGCGGCCATGAGGAGCCGCTGATCAACGTCGTCAAGACCTCGAAGTCGCTCAACTTCCGGCCCAAGGCGCTGATAATGCACTATGGCGTCACCGACCCGGCCTTTGCCCAGGCGCTTGCCGCTGACGCCGACGGCACCTGCGGCGTCTCCGTGTGGCTGCCATCGGTGCCGTACAAGGACGACGTCTTCGGCACCGCAAGGCAGTTTGCCGAGATGGCGCAAAAGAAGTCTGGACACGAGCCCGACTATACCGAAGCGGCCTGCGCGGCCAGCGGACTCGTTTTCGGCGATGCCGTCAAGCGGCTTGGCAAGAAGCCGGCGCTCACGCCCGAAGACAGGGTGGCTCTGAAGGACGCGATAGCCGCCACCGACATCCAGACCTTCTATGGGCCGATCAAGTTCGAGAAGGAAGGCAACCACTACCACGACAACGTCCAGCCGGTGCCGGTGCTGATCCAGATTCAGGGTGGCAAGACCGTGGCGGTGGGGCCGAAGGAAGCCGCGGCAGCAGACCTCACCTACCCGCTGCCGGCCTGGAAATAG
- a CDS encoding branched-chain amino acid ABC transporter permease, with translation MDLFLQTLLNGLLIGGVIATFTIGFQLAFGVLHVIDFAVGGWVVLGGYLGYYMAAGLGVDGFLAIPVAFVLFGAIGYLIGPILYNVRNSRTARPELMALALTFGLFTLLRGGMLTAWGFNTHSVPTALSGESLAVGPLTVPLIRVAAAVFAVAIASGLFIFLYRTRYGLAIRATAENRQNAALMGVDIRRLSANVYGLYAGITAMAGVLMGAIFSVNPEVGLRYTLFAFFVAVLAGLGSVGGALVAALLLGVIEAFVATYVGSSYSLLAIFATLFLVLLVSPRGILRHGL, from the coding sequence TTGGATCTTTTCCTACAGACCTTGCTGAACGGCCTTCTGATCGGCGGCGTCATCGCCACCTTTACGATCGGATTCCAGCTCGCTTTCGGCGTGCTGCACGTCATCGATTTCGCCGTGGGCGGCTGGGTCGTACTGGGTGGCTATCTCGGCTACTACATGGCCGCTGGACTGGGCGTCGACGGATTCCTTGCGATCCCGGTCGCCTTCGTGCTGTTCGGCGCCATCGGCTATCTGATCGGGCCGATCCTCTACAATGTCCGCAACAGCCGCACGGCGCGGCCGGAATTGATGGCGCTGGCGCTGACCTTCGGATTGTTCACGCTGCTGCGCGGCGGCATGCTGACCGCGTGGGGCTTCAATACCCACAGCGTTCCGACGGCCTTGAGCGGCGAGAGCCTCGCCGTCGGCCCGTTGACGGTGCCGCTGATCCGCGTGGCGGCGGCGGTGTTCGCGGTCGCCATCGCCAGCGGACTGTTCATATTCCTCTACCGCACCCGCTATGGATTGGCGATCCGAGCGACGGCCGAAAACCGGCAGAACGCGGCGCTGATGGGCGTCGACATCCGCCGCCTAAGCGCCAATGTTTACGGACTCTATGCAGGCATCACTGCCATGGCCGGTGTGTTGATGGGTGCAATTTTTTCAGTCAATCCGGAGGTCGGCCTGCGCTATACGCTGTTCGCATTCTTCGTGGCTGTGCTTGCCGGCTTAGGCTCCGTCGGCGGTGCCCTTGTCGCCGCGCTGCTGCTCGGCGTCATCGAAGCCTTCGTTGCGACCTATGTCGGGTCGAGCTATTCACTGTTGGCGATATTCGCCACGCTGTTCCTCGTCCTGCTCGTATCCCCGCGCGGGATCCTGCGGCACGGCTTGTGA
- a CDS encoding branched-chain amino acid ABC transporter permease produces the protein MNPRWAGVLLLIAVIGVLALLPMLVNNYWLRIATGALMWAGLACSWNILGGYAGYINFGHSAFFGLGAYVTALLMGDKLAWPFFATVPAGMVVTALFAIIIGAPTLRLRGAYFAIATWAFAEVLIQFASVMDFTGGIGGIGLPPFLDERFFYFAMFAAAALTYLITWALFERSRFGLKVKALRDHELAAEAMGINTSLVKLQTFVLSAVTASVFGAIFAYWVTFINPKSVFGGDITDQMVVMVLLGGLGSLWGPALGGVGLFVVNRLIWMYWGDTAFYIAILGAAIVLVVLFMPNGIAGLFSKRAGNSGAVLEKAVDKLVGGDQGEPN, from the coding sequence ATGAACCCACGCTGGGCCGGCGTCCTCCTGCTGATCGCGGTGATCGGCGTGTTGGCGCTGCTGCCGATGCTGGTCAACAACTATTGGCTGCGTATCGCCACCGGCGCACTGATGTGGGCGGGGCTGGCCTGCTCTTGGAACATACTTGGCGGCTATGCCGGCTACATCAATTTCGGCCATTCGGCCTTTTTCGGGCTCGGCGCCTACGTCACCGCGCTGCTGATGGGCGACAAGCTCGCCTGGCCCTTCTTCGCCACCGTCCCCGCCGGTATGGTTGTGACAGCGCTGTTTGCCATCATAATCGGAGCGCCGACGCTGCGCCTGCGTGGCGCTTATTTCGCCATAGCCACCTGGGCCTTCGCCGAGGTGCTTATCCAGTTCGCCTCGGTGATGGACTTCACCGGCGGCATCGGCGGAATTGGACTGCCGCCGTTTCTCGATGAGCGCTTCTTCTACTTCGCCATGTTCGCCGCAGCGGCGCTGACCTACCTAATCACCTGGGCGCTGTTCGAGCGCTCACGTTTTGGGCTGAAGGTCAAGGCGCTGCGCGACCACGAACTGGCGGCCGAGGCAATGGGCATCAACACTTCGCTGGTCAAGCTGCAGACCTTTGTGCTCAGCGCCGTCACCGCCTCCGTGTTCGGCGCGATCTTCGCCTACTGGGTCACCTTTATCAATCCGAAGAGCGTCTTCGGCGGCGACATCACCGACCAGATGGTGGTCATGGTGCTGCTGGGCGGGCTGGGCAGCCTGTGGGGGCCGGCACTGGGCGGCGTGGGGCTGTTCGTCGTCAACCGGCTGATCTGGATGTATTGGGGCGACACCGCCTTCTATATCGCCATATTGGGCGCGGCCATCGTGCTGGTGGTGCTGTTCATGCCGAACGGCATCGCCGGCCTGTTTTCGAAGCGCGCCGGCAACTCCGGCGCCGTGCTGGAAAAGGCGGTCGACAAGCTTGTCGGCGGTGACCAGGGAGAGCCCAATTGA
- a CDS encoding ABC transporter ATP-binding protein: MADDRTAGGGDPILVVRELYRHFGGIKAVNGVSLDVARHEIAGLIGPNGSGKSTLFSLVSGAVTPDRGQIRFDGHEIGGRKTHVIARLGLARTFQIPAMFDNMTVIENLLAAAAEGHWQGARERAAETLALLKLDHVADNRASDVSGGQQKLLEFGRVIMRQASLILLDEVTAGVHPNIRNIIVEAIARLRKRGVTFLIIEHDMEIVRNVCDRIIVMDAGRVVASGSFDDIVRDSEVMQTYLGRPQ; this comes from the coding sequence GTGGCCGACGACCGAACGGCTGGCGGCGGCGACCCTATCCTCGTCGTGCGCGAACTTTACCGCCATTTCGGCGGCATCAAAGCCGTCAACGGTGTCTCCCTGGACGTCGCTCGGCACGAGATCGCCGGCCTGATCGGGCCTAATGGGTCGGGCAAGTCGACACTGTTCAGCCTGGTATCGGGCGCGGTCACCCCTGATCGCGGCCAGATCCGCTTCGACGGTCACGAGATCGGCGGCCGAAAGACTCACGTTATCGCGCGGCTGGGGCTTGCCCGCACCTTCCAGATTCCGGCCATGTTCGACAATATGACCGTCATAGAAAACCTACTGGCAGCAGCGGCCGAGGGCCATTGGCAGGGCGCGCGTGAACGGGCGGCCGAAACACTGGCGCTGCTGAAGCTGGACCATGTCGCCGACAATCGCGCCTCCGACGTTTCGGGCGGCCAGCAGAAACTGCTGGAGTTCGGGCGCGTCATCATGCGCCAGGCCTCGCTCATTCTGCTCGACGAGGTGACGGCGGGCGTGCATCCAAATATCCGGAACATTATCGTCGAGGCCATCGCGCGGCTGCGCAAGCGCGGCGTCACCTTCCTGATCATCGAGCACGACATGGAGATTGTGCGCAATGTGTGCGACCGCATCATCGTGATGGACGCAGGCCGTGTCGTGGCTAGCGGCTCGTTCGACGACATTGTTCGCGACTCGGAAGTCATGCAGACCTATCTGGGGCGGCCGCAATGA
- a CDS encoding ABC transporter ATP-binding protein, producing the protein MSATLTAENIVTGYGKQEIVHGVSLNAEAGKITCIFGPNGCGKSTLLKAIAGALPVWSGRASLGDTTLSNLAVHEIVREGLVLMPQGGGVFPRLTVMENLRMGGYAIADRRLVEQRIEALIEQYPSLARRRRTAAGSLSGGEQAMLALARALVSQPRFILLDEPSAGLSPAMVIETLERVTTLTSRGIGIVMVEQNIREAMPIADKLYILAAGERRFEGRPQDVHDDRQIMDIYMGGA; encoded by the coding sequence ATGAGCGCCACGCTCACGGCAGAAAACATCGTCACCGGCTATGGCAAGCAGGAGATCGTCCACGGTGTCTCGCTTAATGCGGAGGCTGGCAAGATCACCTGCATCTTCGGACCGAACGGGTGTGGCAAGTCGACCTTGCTCAAGGCCATTGCCGGCGCGCTGCCGGTGTGGAGCGGCAGGGCGAGCCTGGGCGATACAACGCTCTCCAACCTTGCCGTTCATGAGATAGTGCGCGAAGGGCTCGTGCTGATGCCCCAGGGCGGCGGCGTGTTCCCACGCCTGACGGTGATGGAAAATTTGCGTATGGGTGGCTACGCCATCGCGGACCGCCGGTTAGTCGAGCAGCGCATCGAGGCGCTGATCGAGCAATATCCCTCTTTGGCGCGGCGGCGGCGCACCGCGGCCGGTTCGCTTTCAGGCGGCGAGCAGGCAATGCTTGCGCTGGCGCGAGCGCTGGTCTCGCAACCTCGCTTCATTCTACTCGACGAACCTTCCGCTGGATTATCGCCGGCCATGGTCATTGAGACGCTCGAACGCGTTACCACCCTCACCTCGCGTGGCATCGGCATCGTGATGGTGGAGCAGAACATCCGCGAGGCCATGCCCATTGCAGACAAACTTTACATCTTGGCGGCCGGCGAAAGGCGCTTCGAGGGAAGGCCTCAGGACGTGCACGACGACCGGCAGATCATGGACATCTATATGGGCGGAGCGTGA